Proteins found in one Solitalea lacus genomic segment:
- a CDS encoding TonB-dependent receptor, with protein sequence MRRKICLFLSLLISFSVNAQTKEKTTISGYVKQAGNGESLIGVSVFLKESGKGTETNNYGFYSMSVTPGEYTVVFQYLGYKSIERKLKIIEPSTLNISLESEEKQMDEVTVSAAGVKKNVTSMEMGINKLEMRSMKKMPALMGEVDIVRSIQLLPGISTVGEGSSGFNVRGGSVDQNLILLDESPVYNSSHLFGFFSVFDPDAVKDVKLIKGGIPATYGGRLSSILDVRMKEGNVNNFSTSGGIGTVSARALVEAPIVKNKGSFIIAGRRSYADLFLKLSPDEKVRGNQAYFYDLSGKANYTINQNNRLYLSGYFGKDKFNFRDEFGMDWANATGTLRWNHTFNPSLFVNFTGVYSNYDYSLGRPSGTNAFEWRSKIINQTLKGDFTYYINSNNRLSFGTNVTFYQFMPGEARPFGGNVTFNDIKLNTQHGREYALYLDNEQQISERLSAQYGLRLSAFDYVSGQNNFTVYEYEGETGKKKDPVNPKTYAKGDLIKRYFNLEPRLSLRYILNDESSLKASYNRTTQYLHLISNTTAATPLDVWQPTTNNMQPELADQVALGYFRNFKNNMFEASVEGFYKNMQNQIDYIDGAQIFLNSNLEGELLYGKARAYGLEFYLKKNEGKLNGWVSYTLSKSERKIDGINNNQYYNSKYDKTHNLSVVGIYDMSNRWSFSAIFTYSTGVNTTFPNGRYEVDGIVVPNNTNGTRNNYRIPSYNRLDLSATLYTHHKPGSKFSSTWVFSIYNLYFRKNPYTVYFQPNKDNPQVTEATRLSIIGSAIPAVTYNFNFK encoded by the coding sequence GTGCGAAGAAAGATTTGTCTTTTTCTTTCGCTACTTATTTCTTTTTCTGTAAATGCCCAAACCAAAGAGAAAACGACTATTAGCGGTTATGTCAAGCAGGCCGGCAATGGTGAGAGTCTTATTGGTGTCTCTGTTTTTTTGAAAGAAAGTGGAAAGGGAACCGAAACGAATAATTACGGTTTTTATTCAATGAGTGTTACTCCTGGTGAATACACAGTAGTATTTCAATACTTGGGTTACAAGTCCATTGAACGAAAACTAAAAATCATTGAACCCTCAACATTAAATATCAGTCTGGAATCTGAAGAAAAACAGATGGATGAAGTCACCGTTTCTGCTGCTGGAGTAAAAAAGAATGTTACCAGCATGGAAATGGGTATTAATAAATTGGAAATGCGTTCCATGAAAAAAATGCCGGCATTAATGGGAGAGGTTGACATTGTGCGAAGCATACAATTATTGCCCGGCATCAGCACCGTCGGCGAAGGTTCCTCCGGGTTTAATGTTCGCGGAGGTAGTGTGGATCAGAATCTGATTCTATTGGATGAATCGCCGGTATATAACAGCTCGCACTTATTCGGCTTCTTCTCTGTTTTTGATCCTGATGCAGTAAAAGATGTAAAGCTGATCAAAGGTGGGATTCCTGCTACTTATGGCGGCCGACTTTCGTCTATTCTCGATGTAAGGATGAAAGAGGGGAATGTCAATAATTTCAGTACTTCGGGCGGAATAGGAACCGTGTCAGCACGTGCACTCGTTGAGGCTCCCATTGTAAAAAACAAAGGCTCTTTTATTATTGCAGGTCGAAGGTCATATGCAGATCTTTTTCTGAAACTTTCTCCGGATGAAAAAGTGAGAGGCAACCAGGCATACTTCTACGATTTAAGTGGTAAGGCCAACTACACGATTAATCAAAATAATCGCCTGTATCTTTCGGGTTATTTCGGTAAGGATAAATTTAATTTCCGCGATGAGTTTGGAATGGATTGGGCTAACGCCACCGGAACACTTCGATGGAATCATACCTTTAATCCTAGCCTCTTTGTAAACTTTACAGGAGTGTATAGCAATTATGATTATTCGCTGGGCCGGCCAAGTGGAACCAATGCTTTTGAATGGCGGTCAAAAATTATCAATCAGACTTTAAAAGGGGACTTTACTTATTACATCAATTCGAACAACAGACTTAGCTTTGGTACGAACGTAACCTTTTATCAGTTTATGCCAGGAGAGGCTCGCCCATTTGGAGGTAATGTTACCTTTAATGACATAAAACTGAATACCCAGCACGGTCGCGAATATGCTCTTTACCTTGATAATGAACAGCAAATTTCGGAGCGTTTGTCAGCACAATATGGTCTTCGCTTGTCTGCGTTTGACTATGTGAGCGGCCAAAACAACTTTACTGTTTACGAATACGAAGGCGAAACAGGCAAAAAGAAAGATCCGGTAAACCCGAAAACATATGCCAAAGGTGATCTTATTAAGCGTTATTTTAACTTGGAGCCTCGATTATCATTACGTTATATTCTAAACGACGAATCGTCATTAAAGGCCAGTTATAACCGTACAACACAATATCTGCATTTAATTTCTAATACTACTGCCGCTACTCCATTGGATGTTTGGCAGCCAACAACCAATAACATGCAGCCTGAGTTAGCCGATCAAGTTGCTTTGGGTTATTTCAGGAATTTCAAGAACAATATGTTTGAAGCATCCGTTGAAGGCTTTTATAAAAACATGCAAAACCAGATAGATTATATTGATGGTGCCCAGATATTTTTAAACAGTAACCTCGAAGGCGAATTACTTTATGGCAAAGCCCGCGCTTACGGCCTTGAATTTTATCTGAAGAAGAATGAAGGAAAGCTAAACGGTTGGGTCAGCTACACCTTATCAAAATCAGAACGCAAGATCGATGGCATCAACAATAATCAATACTATAACAGTAAGTATGATAAAACGCATAATCTTTCTGTAGTTGGTATTTACGATATGAGTAATCGCTGGAGCTTCTCTGCTATTTTTACCTATTCTACGGGTGTTAATACAACGTTCCCGAATGGAAGATATGAAGTAGATGGCATTGTGGTTCCTAATAACACAAACGGGACAAGAAACAATTACCGTATTCCTTCTTATAATCGTTTAGACCTTTCGGCGACGCTGTATACACATCATAAACCGGGTAGCAAGTTCAGCAGTACTTGGGTATTCTCTATCTATAATCTTTATTTTCGAAAAAATCCATACACGGTTTATTTTCAGCCCAATAAAGATAATCCACAAGTAACGGAGGCAACTCGTTTGTCTATCATCGGTTCTGCAATTCCTGCAGTTACGTATAATTTCAATTTTAAATAG
- a CDS encoding DoxX family membrane protein, with the protein MSSSIYTELIGGLQLMVGLIIHPVAIAVFINMLVATITMMPKGFIVGGAFYPFSLIISSLIILLSGLCFTASITCCSIGEKKWLHN; encoded by the coding sequence ATATCCAGCTCTATTTACACCGAACTTATTGGTGGCTTACAACTCATGGTGGGGTTGATCATCCACCCCGTAGCCATCGCCGTTTTCATTAATATGTTGGTAGCAACCATCACCATGATGCCTAAAGGATTTATTGTGGGTGGAGCTTTCTATCCATTTAGTTTGATAATCAGCTCATTGATTATCCTCCTTTCTGGCCTATGCTTTACAGCCTCGATCACCTGCTGTTCCATCGGGGAGAAAAAATGGCTACATAATTGA
- a CDS encoding DUF6922 domain-containing protein, protein MTPAISLKIDKALGYEGGTMLILQAFYEIKMEKQKELKSLQPDLKKFRKILFWDTEINKIDWQKQYKPIIQHIFERGNDVEKKEILRFYGKEKIREITGSDKVTGNRILLLNTGKNK, encoded by the coding sequence ATGACTCCAGCGATTTCTTTGAAAATTGATAAGGCGCTTGGATATGAAGGAGGAACAATGCTTATACTTCAGGCTTTTTATGAGATTAAAATGGAAAAACAAAAAGAGCTAAAATCTCTACAACCTGACTTGAAAAAGTTCAGGAAAATACTTTTCTGGGACACTGAAATAAATAAAATCGATTGGCAAAAACAGTATAAACCTATAATTCAGCATATTTTTGAGAGAGGGAATGATGTAGAGAAGAAGGAGATTCTTAGGTTTTATGGAAAAGAAAAAATAAGAGAAATTACCGGTAGTGATAAGGTCACTGGCAATAGAATCCTTCTTTTAAACACAGGTAAAAACAAATAA
- a CDS encoding helix-turn-helix domain-containing protein, giving the protein MSTLFIKNMVCNRCIMVVQNELDKLGLAVKYIKLGEVTLDKEPAPEEKKKLEDVLVPMGFQVIGDRKSRIIEKIKNVIIELVHYQDNDVKANLSEVLSNELHHEYNYLSNLFSEVEGTTIEKYFIAQKIEKVKELLVYDELSLSEIAFRLNYSSVAYLSNQFKKVTGLTPSHFKQIREDKRKPLDKV; this is encoded by the coding sequence ATGAGTACACTTTTTATTAAAAATATGGTCTGCAACCGCTGTATTATGGTGGTGCAAAACGAACTGGATAAACTGGGTCTAGCTGTAAAGTATATTAAGCTGGGCGAGGTTACACTCGATAAGGAACCTGCACCAGAAGAAAAAAAGAAGTTGGAAGACGTATTAGTTCCAATGGGCTTTCAGGTAATTGGTGATAGAAAGAGCCGAATTATTGAGAAGATAAAAAATGTGATCATTGAGCTTGTGCACTATCAGGACAATGATGTCAAAGCTAATCTGTCGGAAGTGTTGAGTAATGAACTTCATCATGAGTATAACTATCTTTCAAATCTGTTTTCCGAAGTGGAAGGCACCACCATTGAAAAGTATTTTATTGCCCAGAAGATAGAAAAGGTTAAAGAATTATTAGTCTATGATGAACTATCGTTAAGTGAGATAGCCTTCCGTCTAAACTACTCAAGTGTAGCTTATCTAAGTAATCAGTTCAAAAAAGTAACAGGATTAACACCAAGCCATTTCAAGCAGATCAGGGAAGATAAAAGAAAACCACTCGATAAAGTATAA
- a CDS encoding RagB/SusD family nutrient uptake outer membrane protein — protein sequence MKRNYTLISCLFFSLLLSSCEKDVMTQLPVDRTDITDIFSPKDKEGNMINEYVASIYAQLPRGFNRIGSNVLDAATDDAVSASSTTVEVDKFKIGQVSPTDLPENPWASNYAAIRRVNVLLANIDNSGIPQVRKDAIKAEVRFLRAMFYFELVKRWGNVPLVGDKVFAVDDNLSLARNTRQECVNYIVSECDAIKGKVLLTTDATYEIGRISKGAVLALKARLLLYDASPLYNPTNDITKWQAAAAAAKELMDMGAYQLVASASFGTMFTTRNNTEFILAYQQADNTSVESFNEPPGFQRAGKGYTNPTQDLVEAFKMKNGKSITDPTSGYSQAAPATNRDIRFALTIFYNGMSWLSTPLELFDGGKHNLKPGVGSGTKTGYYMRKFMTTTGSAASFTSATHNFPLFRYAEVLLNYAEAQNEALASPDASVYTAINLIRTRAGFTTPLAAGSLTQAQMRDIIRNERRCELAFEEHRFWDIRRWNIAKDVLNGSLRGMKITKDPVTSALTYQIVKVQDVTYDQKMNLYPVPFSEIMRNNQLDQNQGWN from the coding sequence ATGAAAAGAAACTATACATTAATTAGCTGTTTGTTTTTTTCGTTGTTACTTTCTTCTTGTGAGAAAGATGTAATGACGCAGCTACCTGTAGATCGTACGGATATTACCGATATTTTTAGCCCGAAAGATAAAGAGGGTAATATGATAAATGAGTATGTTGCAAGTATTTATGCGCAGCTGCCGCGTGGCTTTAACCGTATTGGTAGTAATGTTTTAGATGCAGCTACTGATGATGCGGTTAGTGCAAGCTCAACAACTGTTGAAGTAGATAAGTTTAAAATAGGTCAAGTGAGTCCTACGGATTTACCTGAAAATCCATGGGCAAGTAATTATGCTGCAATTAGACGTGTTAATGTATTACTTGCTAATATAGACAACTCAGGAATACCTCAGGTTCGTAAAGATGCTATTAAAGCTGAAGTACGTTTTTTAAGAGCTATGTTTTATTTTGAGTTGGTAAAACGTTGGGGAAATGTTCCATTGGTGGGTGATAAGGTTTTTGCCGTAGATGATAACTTATCATTAGCACGCAATACCCGCCAAGAGTGTGTAAACTATATCGTGAGCGAGTGTGATGCAATTAAAGGTAAGGTACTGCTCACTACTGATGCTACCTATGAGATTGGTCGCATTAGCAAGGGTGCTGTCTTAGCCTTAAAAGCCCGCTTATTGTTATATGATGCGAGCCCATTATACAATCCAACCAATGACATCACTAAATGGCAAGCGGCAGCAGCTGCGGCTAAGGAACTTATGGACATGGGTGCTTACCAGCTTGTAGCATCAGCCAGCTTTGGAACTATGTTCACAACCCGTAATAACACCGAATTTATTTTAGCATATCAACAAGCTGATAATACTTCAGTGGAGTCATTCAATGAGCCGCCTGGCTTTCAGCGTGCAGGTAAAGGTTATACCAATCCTACCCAGGATTTAGTGGAAGCTTTCAAGATGAAGAACGGCAAAAGTATTACTGACCCTACTTCCGGATATAGCCAGGCAGCTCCTGCTACAAATAGGGATATTCGTTTTGCCCTTACTATCTTTTATAACGGGATGAGCTGGTTAAGTACCCCTTTAGAATTGTTCGACGGAGGTAAACATAATTTGAAACCAGGTGTAGGCAGCGGAACAAAGACCGGGTATTATATGCGTAAGTTTATGACTACCACAGGATCTGCAGCTTCTTTCACAAGTGCTACACATAACTTCCCACTCTTTAGATATGCTGAAGTTTTATTAAACTATGCTGAAGCACAAAATGAAGCTTTAGCAAGCCCTGATGCTTCTGTTTATACAGCCATCAATCTTATTCGTACCCGTGCAGGTTTTACAACTCCACTAGCTGCAGGAAGCTTAACACAAGCCCAAATGCGCGATATTATCCGTAATGAGCGCCGTTGTGAGTTGGCCTTTGAGGAGCACAGATTTTGGGATATCCGCCGATGGAATATTGCCAAAGATGTGTTAAACGGTAGTTTGAGAGGTATGAAAATTACCAAAGATCCTGTAACCTCAGCTTTAACGTATCAGATCGTGAAGGTGCAAGATGTTACATATGATCAAAAAATGAATCTCTATCCAGTTCCTTTTTCGGAGATAATGAGAAATAATCAATTAGATCAAAATCAAGGATGGAACTAG
- a CDS encoding SusC/RagA family TonB-linked outer membrane protein: MIKVYVNPGGVWSKDISKTDRCKTWLSLVLILLVLLPYSMLKAQTTPVTGTVVDDAKLPLLGVVVAVKGTKRSTQTDAAGEFSIKAGENDILVFTAPNFQPFQVSVKNKTRFNVKLDPSDLTSETIQFLYGTHKAKTFSGAVATIKGDDINTVGSPSASNALAGRLLGLISSQSISFGNDGSNFSLRNFSPVIIVDGQVRDIDQINTSEIAEISVLKDPASLAPFGMRSSDGIIVVKTKSGSAKKQTISFSAQGALQQPTYLPKYLDSYNYAVLSNEAARNDGSTEPYTQADLDAYKNGTDPNGHPNVDWFKLALKPTYNFTRYNFNATGGNASARYFVSLENMNQGGMFNVGSQDYNTNNDYNRYAFRSNVDIDIDKNTSVGLRLAGKFEKANSPGAGIGSIMSALKSTPANAYPVFIPDTTLLGGNSLYKANIYGLINKTGFNRESRRIAFVDADLNRKLNFITEGLSATGSVHYTSYYSNTVFRSRSNFAVYQLTVDPATANKTYQQFGTNANYSSSDSYDNSFSRRLSLDGGLSYNHSFDKHGIDATVRYTWDQYDIGTSLTHAYKGVMGRVSYDYNEKLFADVAFSYQGTEQYVKGSRYGFFPAMSVGYDLAKEDFLKTSGINQLKFKVSGGLLGFDRASNYAYQPYYTSSSNVYYFGNSGTALGGWNEAAIANPNITWEKSKVFNAGIQARMLDNKLGVTVEYFNKYRYDVLQAPGSSNTLLGLSYPDENLGKYRYEGIELGSDYSVRLGKVDLSLAANAQLFDNKVIFQDEVNRPYDYQYRTGQRVGQPFGLVALGLFQSQAEIATSPTQFGVALQPGDIKYKDLNGDKVIDDNDVTAIGKKSAPIYYSGSLGLKYQGFDFSAVVQGVANKDFFFTGSNAWEFQNNGVSSGTVQNLHLNRWTPETAATATYPRLTYGTNVNNHRTSTYWIKDGDYLRVKNVELGYTLPSSASNKIHLSNLRVFVNAYNPLTITKLKDMDPEALFNFYPLYKSYTVGISAKF; this comes from the coding sequence ATGATAAAAGTTTACGTAAACCCCGGAGGTGTTTGGTCCAAAGACATCTCAAAAACTGACCGCTGCAAAACGTGGTTATCACTTGTTTTGATCTTACTGGTTTTGTTGCCTTACAGCATGCTGAAAGCTCAGACAACTCCAGTAACAGGAACTGTAGTAGATGATGCTAAACTGCCGCTACTGGGAGTAGTTGTGGCTGTTAAAGGTACCAAACGCAGTACTCAAACCGATGCGGCTGGAGAGTTTAGTATTAAGGCCGGTGAAAATGATATTCTTGTTTTTACGGCGCCAAACTTTCAGCCATTTCAGGTTAGTGTAAAAAACAAAACGAGGTTTAATGTTAAATTGGATCCAAGTGATTTAACATCAGAAACCATTCAGTTTCTTTACGGAACCCATAAGGCTAAAACCTTTTCAGGAGCAGTTGCAACTATTAAAGGTGATGACATTAATACCGTAGGTTCACCATCGGCCAGTAATGCTCTTGCAGGTAGATTGTTAGGCTTAATTTCTTCCCAATCTATTTCTTTTGGAAATGACGGTTCCAATTTCTCGCTTAGAAATTTTTCTCCGGTAATTATTGTTGATGGTCAAGTACGTGATATTGATCAAATCAACACAAGTGAAATTGCTGAGATCAGTGTTTTAAAAGATCCGGCTTCCCTGGCTCCATTTGGTATGCGTAGTTCAGATGGGATAATTGTTGTGAAAACCAAGAGCGGATCTGCTAAAAAGCAAACGATCAGTTTTTCTGCTCAAGGGGCGCTTCAACAACCTACGTATCTGCCCAAGTACCTTGATTCTTATAATTATGCTGTTCTGTCAAACGAAGCAGCAAGGAATGATGGTAGCACAGAGCCTTATACACAAGCTGATTTGGATGCATATAAAAATGGAACTGATCCTAACGGGCATCCAAATGTAGATTGGTTCAAATTGGCCTTAAAACCTACATATAACTTTACCCGATATAATTTTAATGCAACAGGAGGAAATGCTTCTGCTCGTTATTTCGTATCTCTTGAAAATATGAATCAGGGGGGGATGTTTAATGTTGGCTCACAAGATTATAATACTAATAACGATTACAACAGATATGCATTTCGTTCAAATGTAGATATTGATATTGATAAGAATACGAGTGTAGGATTACGCCTTGCCGGTAAATTTGAAAAGGCCAATTCTCCTGGTGCAGGTATCGGTTCTATCATGAGTGCGTTAAAAAGTACTCCTGCAAATGCATACCCGGTATTTATTCCCGATACTACATTATTAGGCGGTAATTCATTATATAAAGCTAATATCTATGGATTAATTAACAAAACCGGCTTTAATCGTGAAAGCAGAAGAATAGCATTTGTAGATGCTGACCTTAACCGCAAACTTAATTTTATTACTGAAGGCCTTTCAGCTACAGGTTCAGTTCATTATACTTCTTATTATAGCAATACAGTTTTTAGAAGTCGTTCTAACTTTGCCGTTTACCAGTTAACGGTTGACCCGGCTACAGCAAATAAAACTTACCAGCAATTCGGAACGAATGCAAATTACTCAAGTTCTGATAGTTATGACAACAGTTTTTCGAGACGTTTGAGTTTGGATGGAGGCTTGTCTTATAACCATTCTTTTGATAAACATGGAATTGATGCAACTGTACGCTATACATGGGATCAGTATGATATTGGCACGTCGCTAACCCATGCTTATAAAGGTGTTATGGGTCGTGTAAGCTATGATTATAATGAAAAGCTTTTTGCTGATGTGGCATTCAGCTACCAAGGTACAGAACAGTACGTAAAAGGAAGCCGATATGGATTCTTCCCTGCTATGTCTGTTGGCTATGACCTTGCTAAAGAAGATTTCTTAAAAACCTCTGGTATTAATCAGTTGAAATTTAAGGTATCAGGTGGTTTGTTAGGTTTTGACCGAGCATCAAATTATGCATACCAACCGTATTATACTTCTAGTAGCAATGTTTATTATTTTGGTAACTCAGGAACAGCTTTGGGTGGATGGAATGAAGCCGCTATTGCAAATCCTAATATTACTTGGGAGAAATCTAAAGTGTTTAATGCCGGTATCCAGGCCCGCATGCTTGACAATAAATTGGGAGTAACGGTTGAATACTTTAACAAATACAGATATGATGTATTGCAAGCGCCAGGCTCCTCAAACACTCTTTTAGGATTAAGCTATCCTGATGAAAACTTGGGTAAATATCGTTATGAAGGTATTGAGTTAGGTTCTGATTATAGCGTTCGTTTAGGTAAAGTTGACCTAAGTTTAGCTGCCAATGCTCAGTTGTTTGATAATAAAGTGATTTTCCAAGATGAGGTAAACCGTCCGTATGATTATCAATACAGAACCGGTCAGCGTGTTGGCCAGCCGTTTGGCTTAGTTGCTTTAGGTTTATTCCAATCACAAGCAGAAATCGCTACTAGTCCAACTCAGTTTGGTGTAGCCCTGCAGCCAGGTGATATTAAGTATAAAGATTTGAACGGTGATAAGGTAATTGATGATAATGATGTAACTGCAATCGGAAAAAAATCGGCTCCAATTTACTACTCGGGGTCATTAGGCTTGAAATACCAAGGTTTTGATTTCTCTGCCGTGGTGCAAGGTGTTGCTAATAAAGATTTCTTCTTTACCGGAAGCAATGCATGGGAGTTTCAGAATAATGGAGTATCATCTGGTACGGTACAAAATTTACACTTAAACCGTTGGACGCCGGAAACTGCTGCTACTGCTACTTATCCGCGTTTAACTTACGGAACCAATGTTAACAATCATCGTACTTCTACTTATTGGATCAAAGATGGCGATTATCTGCGTGTGAAGAATGTAGAGTTAGGATATACGTTACCATCTTCTGCGTCAAATAAAATCCATCTTTCAAATTTGAGAGTATTTGTTAATGCATATAATCCATTAACCATTACCAAGCTTAAGGATATGGACCCGGAAGCATTATTCAATTTCTATCCTCTGTACAAAAGTTATACAGTAGGAATTAGTGCTAAGTTTTAA
- a CDS encoding LacI family DNA-binding transcriptional regulator — protein MKEKEITIYDIAEKLGLSSATVSRALNGGKGNKKETIDLVMETASQMGYRLNTVASSLRKKETKTVGLIVPRINMFFHSMVISGVQDKAHEYGYNLLVSQSNEEINMEKELVNTMFLSRVDGLMLSTTMFTKDSSSLDSFIKKKIPLVFFDRVPQNYTGPVIEGDDYLGGFMATEHLIVNGCKRIAHFTGPTGVNIYKNRLAGYKDALIKHNLPVDDMIIFEHLLTKESSVEVCEKMFALQELPDALFASNDLSAIVAAQIAKDKGLVIPDDFAIVGYSNDPLTEIFTPSITSVDQAAYELGRLAFQTLHQQMNPVESLILPRKQVVGVNLIERESSKRQ, from the coding sequence ATGAAGGAAAAAGAAATTACAATTTATGATATAGCGGAGAAGTTAGGGCTTTCTTCAGCGACGGTTTCCAGGGCTTTAAATGGAGGCAAGGGAAATAAAAAGGAAACTATTGACTTGGTTATGGAAACTGCCAGTCAGATGGGATATCGCCTGAATACAGTCGCATCGAGCCTTCGAAAAAAAGAAACCAAAACGGTTGGTTTGATAGTGCCACGTATCAACATGTTTTTTCATTCCATGGTAATTAGCGGAGTGCAAGATAAGGCGCACGAATATGGCTACAATTTACTCGTTTCCCAGTCAAATGAAGAAATTAATATGGAGAAGGAGTTGGTAAATACCATGTTCTTAAGCAGGGTAGATGGATTGATGCTGTCCACAACGATGTTTACAAAGGATAGCTCATCATTAGATTCTTTCATTAAGAAAAAGATTCCACTGGTTTTTTTTGACAGGGTACCTCAAAATTATACAGGGCCTGTAATTGAAGGGGATGATTATCTGGGTGGTTTTATGGCAACTGAACACTTGATTGTGAATGGTTGTAAACGAATAGCCCATTTCACTGGGCCTACCGGCGTGAATATCTATAAGAATCGATTAGCGGGTTATAAAGATGCGCTGATAAAGCATAACTTACCGGTAGACGATATGATTATTTTTGAGCACTTATTAACCAAAGAATCTTCGGTAGAAGTCTGTGAAAAGATGTTTGCCTTGCAAGAATTGCCAGACGCTTTATTTGCTTCAAATGATTTATCAGCAATTGTAGCTGCCCAAATAGCAAAAGATAAAGGTTTAGTGATACCAGATGATTTCGCAATTGTAGGGTATTCCAATGACCCGCTCACTGAGATTTTTACTCCATCCATTACTTCTGTTGATCAAGCTGCGTATGAATTGGGACGCTTAGCATTTCAAACCTTGCATCAACAAATGAATCCAGTTGAATCACTGATTCTACCAAGAAAGCAGGTAGTGGGTGTTAACCTGATTGAAAGGGAATCGAGCAAACGGCAATAG
- a CDS encoding DUF4249 domain-containing protein, whose product MKYLKLFYILSICMLSLSSCEDVIDVKLDDGPALLSVDGWITNRPIPDTIKLSHTAPYFSNSPAPAVVGAKLVLSAASGAVELLTEVSPGKYLVKNIRSIEGEKYTLRIEYDNEVYEAKTQTARQGFNIDSLAFEYKEKSLYRDEDGYIVKFYGQETKGLGDACRIKLRKNGNYLSKVADLNFMNDQYVDGNKLQDLELFSEKPFQLKDLVTVETWSITMDDYHFYDELHIQVMNGGIFANPPANVRTNVQNVNPQSPKKAVGYFGASLVRSISSIVREK is encoded by the coding sequence ATGAAATACCTTAAACTATTTTATATACTCTCAATTTGCATGCTTTCGCTAAGCTCTTGCGAAGATGTCATTGATGTAAAATTAGATGATGGCCCTGCTTTATTATCAGTAGATGGTTGGATTACCAATCGCCCGATACCGGACACGATCAAGCTATCACACACGGCACCCTATTTTTCCAATAGTCCTGCTCCAGCTGTTGTTGGTGCGAAGTTAGTGCTGAGTGCGGCCAGCGGAGCTGTTGAATTGCTAACGGAGGTGTCTCCAGGTAAATATTTGGTCAAAAATATCAGGAGCATTGAGGGCGAAAAATATACACTCAGAATTGAATATGATAATGAAGTATATGAAGCGAAAACTCAAACAGCTCGCCAGGGATTTAATATTGATTCTTTAGCCTTTGAATACAAGGAAAAATCTTTGTACAGAGATGAAGATGGATATATTGTAAAGTTTTACGGGCAAGAAACTAAGGGTTTGGGGGATGCGTGCAGGATCAAGCTGCGCAAAAATGGCAATTACCTTTCTAAAGTTGCGGATCTGAACTTTATGAATGATCAATATGTGGATGGTAATAAATTGCAGGATCTGGAACTTTTCTCTGAAAAGCCATTCCAATTAAAAGATTTGGTGACAGTAGAAACCTGGTCGATTACAATGGATGACTACCATTTTTATGACGAGCTGCATATACAAGTAATGAATGGAGGGATCTTTGCCAATCCTCCTGCCAATGTTCGTACGAATGTGCAAAATGTGAATCCACAATCGCCTAAAAAAGCCGTAGGATATTTCGGGGCTTCGTTAGTGCGTTCGATAAGTTCAATAGTGAGGGAGAAATAA
- a CDS encoding dihydrofolate reductase family protein, whose product MRKITVLSMITLDGVMQAPGEPKEDKSGGFKYGGWVAPYFDEVYDKVVQQELKPADYLLGRKTYEIWADYWPEHGDFWPGINEGTKYVFSKSMKKSDPIVTGWKNSVVIKKLTDIQKLKNSKGSDIQVWGSSELVQLLLKKDLVDELKLKIHPLTLGKGKKLFDNGTIPAAFTLIESIVTPSGVIIANYKRAGKVKTGTVGA is encoded by the coding sequence ATGAGAAAAATAACTGTCTTATCAATGATTACATTAGATGGAGTAATGCAAGCTCCCGGGGAACCTAAGGAGGATAAATCTGGCGGTTTCAAATACGGCGGTTGGGTAGCACCCTATTTTGACGAAGTTTATGATAAGGTGGTTCAACAAGAACTGAAACCTGCAGATTATCTTTTGGGCAGAAAAACATATGAAATTTGGGCCGACTACTGGCCTGAACATGGAGACTTTTGGCCGGGTATTAATGAAGGCACAAAATACGTGTTTTCCAAAAGTATGAAAAAGTCGGACCCGATAGTTACCGGGTGGAAAAACTCAGTAGTAATAAAAAAATTAACAGATATCCAAAAGCTCAAAAATTCAAAAGGTTCAGACATTCAAGTTTGGGGTAGTAGTGAACTCGTTCAGCTGCTGCTTAAAAAAGACCTTGTAGACGAACTCAAACTCAAAATTCACCCCTTGACTTTAGGAAAGGGAAAAAAGCTTTTTGACAATGGAACGATTCCGGCAGCATTTACATTAATAGAGAGTATTGTTACACCAAGTGGAGTTATTATCGCCAATTACAAGCGAGCTGGAAAAGTTAAGACGGGCACTGTTGGAGCTTAG